The Skermanella rosea genomic sequence CCGGGTCGGAAATGACGCCGATCCTCGGCGAGACCGAGAACGGCGTCAAGACGACCCGGCGCGATCCGCGCATCCTGCCCGAACTCGTGGTGTACGATCCGGCGCTCACGCTGTCGCTGCCCCCGGCCCTGTCGGCGACCAGCGGCATGAACGCCATCGCCCACGCGGTCGAGGCGCTTTATGCCCGCGACCGCAACCCGATCGTCTCGCTGATGTCCGAGGAAGGCATCCGCGCGCTGGCCTCGGCACTCCCGGCCATCGTCCGGGACCCGGCGGATTGGAAAGCCCGCGAGCGGGCGCTCTACGGGGCGTGGCTGTGCGGCGTGGCGCTCGGCACCGTGGGCATGGCGCTCCACCACAAGCTCTGCCATGTGCTGGGCGGCAGCTTCGACCTGCCGCACGCCGAGACGCACACGGTGGTGCTGCCCCACGCCGTCGCCTACAACGCCGCCGCGGCGCCCGCGGCCATGGCCGCGGTCGAGCGGGCGCTGGGAGGCAGGCAGGGACACCGGTCGGCGGCCGAGGGGCTGCGCCGGCTCGCCGAGGCGGTCGGCGCGCCGGTCGCGCTGAAGGACATCGGCATGCCCGCCGACGGGATCGACCGCGCCGCCGATCTCGCCACCGCCAACCCCTACTGGAACCCGCGGCCCATAGAACATGCGGCGATCCGCGCCCTGATCGAGGACGCCTGGGAAGGGCGATCCCCCGGCGCCACCGTCCCGCGTGCCTGAAACCACCGCATCACCTTCATGAGGCAAGAAGAATTCCTTGAAAGGGAGAGTCATGCCCAGACCTGTCGTCATCGCCGTGGCGATCACCGGCTCGGTTCCGCGCAAGAGGGACAATCCGGCCTTGCCGGTCACTCCGTCGGAGCAGATCGAATCCACCCACGAGGCCTTCGAGGCCGGGGCCACCCTCGTGCACATCCATGTGCGGAACCCGGATGAGTCCTCGTCCTCCGACCCCAAGCTGTTCGCCCAGGTCCAGGAGGGCGTCCGAAAGCACTGCCCCGGCATGATCGTGCAGTTCTCGACGGGCGGCCGGGGCCGCAGCCAGGAGGAGCGCGGCGCTGCGCTGTCGCTGCGGCCGGAGATGGCGTCTCTGGCGACCGGTTCGGTCAACTTCCTGACCATCGTGTACGAGAACCCGCCCGCGCTGATCGAGCATCTGGCGCGCACCATGCTGGAATACGACATCAAGCCGGAGATCGAGATCTTCGACCTGGCGATGCTCTACAACACCCGCAAGCTGGTTGACCGCGGCCTGCTGAGGGAGCCCGTGCACGTCCAGTTCGTCATGGGCATCCAGAATGCCCTGCCGGCCCGGCGAAACGTGCTGGAGTTCATGGTCTCCGAACTTCAGCACGTGCTGCCGACCGCGACCTGGACGGCGGCCGGCATCGGGCGGCATCAGCTTGAGCTGAGCCGCTGGGCTCTGGAGTTGGGCGGCCATCTCCGCACCGGCCTGGAGGACAACATCCGGGTCAACAAGGAGCGCCTCGCCGCCAGCAACGCCGAACTGGTCAGGATCACCGCCGACCTGTGCGCCGAGTTCGGCGCTCGCCCGGCCACGGCCGCCGAGGCCCGACATTTGTTCGGCATCCAGGCAAGCTGAGGGGGCGACATCGTTCTCATGTTGCGGGCCAAGGATCAAGTCCTCACGTTGGAGTGAACCGCGCGGGGATTTCCGAAGGCCGATTTGGTTGAGTCACGCCGCCCCGGCGACGTCCTCGGTTTGAGCATAGTAGCGTGCTTCGGCCTCGGCGGGCGGAATGTTGCCGATGGGTTCGAGCAGGCGCCGGTGGTTGAACCAGTCCACCCACTCCAGAGTGGCGAACTCGACGGCGTCCAGGGTGCGCCATGGCCCGCGGCGGCGGATTACCTCAGTCTTGTAGAGGCCGTGGATGGTCTCCGCCAAGGCATTATCGTAACTGTCGCCGACGCTGCCGACCGACGGCTCGACACCGGCCTCGGCTGGATGCTCGGTGTACTTTATGGCAACATATTGGGCGGATTCGAACGGTCGTCGCAACAGCCTGACGCAGGAGGTTGCGATGATGAAGCGGAATCGGCAATCGGATCGATCTGGGCGGGCTCCTCTGCGGTCACTTGGCCGGCCCCCCGTAGCGCAACGTGAGGAGCGTCAGCAATTCTGCACTCCTCCAGTGCCGGGGAGAGAAAGTCCGGGCGGTCACGCCGGCGTTCCGGTCAGGTCGCGCAGGCAGGCGACCAGCGTGCGGCGCGCGAGCGGAATCTTGAAGTCGTTGCCGCCGTGCCCGCCGGTGTCGGCCAGCAGGGCGTCCGCCGCCGTCTCGAACACCCCGGTGGCGGGTTTCCGGCCGACGAGGGCCCGCTCCACCGCCGGGTCGCGCCACGGCATGATGCCGAGCCCGCCGAACGCCAGGGCGGCGCCCGCGATACGGCCGTCCCGCA encodes the following:
- a CDS encoding BKACE family enzyme — protein: MPRPVVIAVAITGSVPRKRDNPALPVTPSEQIESTHEAFEAGATLVHIHVRNPDESSSSDPKLFAQVQEGVRKHCPGMIVQFSTGGRGRSQEERGAALSLRPEMASLATGSVNFLTIVYENPPALIEHLARTMLEYDIKPEIEIFDLAMLYNTRKLVDRGLLREPVHVQFVMGIQNALPARRNVLEFMVSELQHVLPTATWTAAGIGRHQLELSRWALELGGHLRTGLEDNIRVNKERLAASNAELVRITADLCAEFGARPATAAEARHLFGIQAS
- a CDS encoding maleylacetate reductase, producing the protein MDSFTYEGLPSRVVFGWDALASLPAEIDRLGVRRVLVLATPPQRAEADRIAGLIGDRAAGLFAGAVMHTPVEVTEQALAVVRECGADATLAVGGGSTTGLGKAVAVRTDLPQIVVPTTYAGSEMTPILGETENGVKTTRRDPRILPELVVYDPALTLSLPPALSATSGMNAIAHAVEALYARDRNPIVSLMSEEGIRALASALPAIVRDPADWKARERALYGAWLCGVALGTVGMALHHKLCHVLGGSFDLPHAETHTVVLPHAVAYNAAAAPAAMAAVERALGGRQGHRSAAEGLRRLAEAVGAPVALKDIGMPADGIDRAADLATANPYWNPRPIEHAAIRALIEDAWEGRSPGATVPRA